From the Streptomyces sp. Tu 2975 genome, one window contains:
- a CDS encoding DUF488 family protein codes for MRRGSGKTKVRRVYEEPGPDDGLRVLVDRLWPRGLSKDAAHVDEWPKALTPSSELRRWYHGPDGEYEEFRRRYEAELAEPAAAEALENLRTAAAEGPVTLLTASKEPDRSHAAVLLSLL; via the coding sequence ATGCGACGAGGAAGTGGCAAGACGAAGGTCCGCAGGGTCTACGAAGAGCCCGGTCCGGACGACGGCCTCCGGGTCCTGGTCGACCGGCTCTGGCCGCGCGGCCTGAGCAAGGACGCGGCCCACGTCGACGAGTGGCCCAAGGCGCTGACGCCGTCGTCGGAGCTGCGGCGCTGGTACCACGGGCCGGACGGGGAGTACGAGGAGTTCCGGCGACGCTATGAGGCCGAGCTCGCCGAGCCCGCCGCCGCCGAGGCGCTGGAGAACCTGCGTACCGCCGCAGCCGAAGGGCCGGTGACGCTGCTGACAGCGTCCAAGGAGCCGGACCGCAGCCACGCCGCCGTGCTGCTGAGCCTGCTCTGA
- the cpt gene encoding chloramphenicol phosphotransferase CPT → MTTRMIILNGGSSSGKSGIVRCLQAVLPDPWPAFGVDSFVDALPAKMQSSDAGLEVAADGRVSVGADFRALEAAWTEGIVAMAGAGARIIVDDVFLGGAASQRRWQKALGGLAVLWVGVRCESAVAAGREIARGDRVQGMAASQADAVHQGVTYDVEVDTTHTESLACARTIAAHVH, encoded by the coding sequence GTGACAACTCGGATGATCATTCTCAACGGTGGTTCCAGCTCGGGTAAGTCCGGGATCGTACGGTGCCTCCAGGCCGTACTGCCCGACCCCTGGCCGGCCTTCGGGGTCGACTCGTTCGTCGACGCGCTGCCCGCGAAGATGCAGTCGTCGGACGCGGGACTCGAGGTCGCGGCGGACGGCCGAGTGAGCGTCGGCGCGGACTTCCGGGCGCTGGAGGCGGCCTGGACCGAGGGCATCGTGGCGATGGCCGGTGCCGGCGCGCGCATCATCGTCGACGACGTCTTCCTCGGCGGAGCGGCGTCCCAGCGGCGGTGGCAGAAGGCACTGGGCGGACTGGCCGTGCTGTGGGTCGGCGTCAGATGCGAGAGTGCGGTCGCCGCGGGCCGCGAGATCGCACGAGGAGACCGGGTCCAGGGGATGGCCGCCTCGCAGGCGGACGCGGTTCACCAAGGGGTGACCTACGACGTGGAGGTCGACACCACGCACACCGAATCGCTGGCCTGTGCGCGAACCATCGCCGCCCACGTCCACTGA
- a CDS encoding SpoIIE family protein phosphatase — MSRVSFAFCGAELAAVYVLTEGGDELRLAEVVGDRGGTYALPAVIGLGSRSPASDAFRAARPLWLSPAELAAYASGDARGVTPVGPGTLPPKFSLGALPLGHGAAKLGCLVVAGETADGFDADRRSLLELYADQVAAGLESVPARVVGRSGPRAHPGPTLVPLHSGAFTLTLETGHMEADQRVLELLGIAPEDFDARVETLLSCAVPDDIPALMAVVEPGRLSSSGEQLAFRIRRPGGELRWLGLRCRLRFGADGMPERVLGVVADAVYLRPTDDEVAIVQGLSARLAGASTVRDVSRMVVDALRQPLDASRIAVAELDADRLLVTILDPPEPDAWPGVWQTEWRSEWPDASCHSLPTLQNALRDGHMSLWPPGAHLEPGLLGIGPGGLAVVPLPADGRLIGVCLVGWNTEHEFAPEERSLLTAVAGLVGNALRRAHALDAGHELARMLQRSLLPRKLPVLPGGVAVARYLPATVGLEVGGDWYDVIPLSDGHVALVIGDVQGHSAAAATIMGQMRTAVRAYAVEGHPPDVVVSRANRLLVGMETDLFATCLYVDLDMEEGIAIFVRAGHLPPLLRHPDGRTEELVVEGGPPLGVLADAEFSMTEAGLVPGTLLTLLTDGLVESAHLPLEDGMRRVGEALGAADPSDIGRVADELLGTADGRDDDVAVLLLRYDGSRVRPLRTHWTVWRLTNAVLHARRFAARTLRSWGVAEEVDIALLVVSELVTNAIAHTQGEVGLDLTLSSDRLRIAVNDTSPRSPVIPADLDWEATGGRGLLIVEATTASWGSLPLSGGKQVWAEIEVSGTGR, encoded by the coding sequence TTGTCACGGGTGAGTTTTGCGTTCTGCGGGGCCGAGCTGGCCGCTGTCTACGTCCTCACCGAGGGTGGCGACGAGCTGCGGCTGGCCGAGGTCGTGGGGGACCGTGGCGGGACGTACGCGCTGCCGGCCGTCATCGGCCTCGGCAGCCGCTCCCCCGCGTCGGACGCCTTCCGCGCCGCCCGGCCCCTGTGGCTGAGCCCTGCGGAGCTGGCCGCGTACGCCTCCGGCGACGCCCGTGGAGTGACCCCCGTGGGCCCGGGGACGCTGCCGCCCAAGTTCTCGCTGGGCGCCCTGCCGCTGGGCCACGGGGCCGCCAAGCTGGGCTGTCTGGTGGTCGCGGGCGAGACGGCGGACGGGTTCGACGCCGATCGCCGCAGCCTGCTGGAGCTCTACGCCGATCAGGTGGCCGCCGGACTCGAATCCGTGCCGGCCCGCGTCGTCGGGCGGTCGGGCCCCAGGGCGCATCCGGGGCCCACGCTGGTACCGCTCCACAGCGGCGCGTTCACCCTGACGCTGGAAACCGGGCACATGGAGGCCGACCAACGCGTGCTGGAGCTCCTCGGGATCGCCCCCGAGGATTTCGACGCGCGGGTGGAGACACTGCTGTCCTGCGCCGTCCCCGACGACATTCCGGCGCTGATGGCCGTGGTCGAGCCGGGCAGGCTGTCGTCCTCCGGGGAGCAGCTGGCGTTCCGTATCCGCCGGCCGGGCGGAGAGCTGCGCTGGCTGGGTCTGCGCTGCAGGCTGCGGTTCGGCGCCGACGGCATGCCCGAACGGGTGCTCGGTGTGGTCGCGGACGCCGTCTATCTGCGCCCCACCGACGACGAGGTCGCCATCGTGCAGGGGCTGTCCGCCCGGCTGGCGGGGGCGAGCACCGTGCGGGACGTCAGCCGCATGGTCGTCGACGCTCTGCGCCAGCCCCTGGACGCGAGCCGGATCGCCGTCGCGGAGCTGGACGCCGACAGGCTGCTGGTCACCATTCTCGACCCGCCGGAGCCGGACGCCTGGCCGGGTGTGTGGCAGACGGAGTGGCGGTCCGAGTGGCCGGACGCGTCGTGCCACTCGCTGCCCACGCTGCAGAACGCCCTGCGGGACGGCCATATGAGCCTGTGGCCGCCCGGCGCCCACCTGGAACCGGGTCTCCTCGGCATCGGCCCCGGCGGTCTGGCGGTCGTCCCGCTCCCGGCCGACGGACGCCTCATCGGCGTGTGCCTGGTGGGCTGGAACACCGAGCACGAGTTCGCCCCGGAGGAGCGGTCACTGCTGACGGCGGTCGCGGGACTGGTCGGCAACGCCCTCAGGCGCGCTCACGCCCTGGACGCGGGGCACGAGCTCGCGAGGATGCTCCAGCGCAGCCTGCTGCCCCGCAAGCTCCCGGTGCTGCCCGGCGGAGTCGCGGTCGCCCGCTATCTGCCCGCGACCGTGGGACTGGAGGTCGGCGGCGACTGGTACGACGTGATCCCGCTCTCCGACGGGCACGTGGCTCTCGTCATCGGCGACGTGCAGGGCCACAGCGCCGCAGCCGCCACCATCATGGGCCAGATGCGCACGGCGGTCCGCGCCTACGCGGTCGAGGGCCATCCCCCTGACGTGGTCGTCTCCCGTGCCAACCGGCTGCTCGTCGGCATGGAGACGGACCTCTTCGCCACCTGCCTGTACGTCGATCTGGACATGGAGGAGGGCATCGCCATCTTCGTCCGGGCCGGCCACCTCCCGCCGCTGCTGCGCCACCCGGACGGCAGGACCGAGGAGCTGGTGGTGGAGGGCGGGCCGCCGCTGGGGGTGCTCGCGGACGCCGAGTTCAGCATGACAGAGGCGGGCCTGGTCCCCGGCACCCTGCTGACGCTGCTCACCGACGGCCTGGTGGAGTCGGCGCACCTCCCCCTGGAGGACGGCATGCGCCGCGTGGGCGAGGCCCTCGGCGCCGCGGACCCGTCCGACATCGGGCGGGTGGCCGACGAACTCCTCGGCACCGCCGACGGGCGCGACGACGACGTCGCGGTGCTGCTGCTGCGCTACGACGGGTCCCGGGTGCGTCCGCTGCGGACCCACTGGACGGTGTGGCGTCTGACGAACGCCGTGCTCCACGCCAGGCGTTTCGCGGCGCGCACGCTGCGCTCCTGGGGCGTGGCGGAGGAGGTGGACATCGCGCTGCTGGTGGTGTCCGAGCTCGTCACCAACGCCATCGCCCACACCCAGGGCGAAGTGGGGCTCGACCTGACGCTGTCGTCGGACCGGCTGCGGATCGCCGTCAACGACACCTCGCCCCGCTCCCCCGTGATCCCGGCGGACCTCGACTGGGAGGCGACGGGTGGCCGCGGTCTGCTCATCGTCGAGGCGACGACGGCGTCCTGGGGCTCGCTGCCGCTGAGCGGCGGCAAGCAGGTGTGGGCGGAGATCGAGGTGTCGGGCACCGGGAGGTGA
- a CDS encoding MBL fold metallo-hydrolase: MTTMQTFNLLQPYKIAEETFVIPWALEAPPVGHFPMNSMVIRGAEPVLVDTGAPAVRSQWLEAAWSVVDPLDVRWIFLTHDDRDHAGNLLPVLAQCPNATLLTTWFSVGRMAEEWETPINRCRFMTDGDTIDAGDRTLVAKRPPLFDNPTTRALFDPKTSVLWAVDTFATNVPAPVPEMEALSPDEFRDGQFFGGRLVSPWVAMLDAQKFGTVVTDFQHLNAEVIAGCHSPVLRGHRIDEAYDFLRRLPEIPPWADFTQADLDQWMADAESSVPPEQPRPSAT, encoded by the coding sequence ATGACCACCATGCAAACGTTCAACCTTCTGCAGCCGTACAAGATCGCCGAAGAGACGTTCGTCATCCCGTGGGCCCTCGAGGCGCCGCCCGTCGGCCACTTCCCGATGAACTCGATGGTGATCCGGGGAGCCGAACCGGTCCTCGTCGACACCGGTGCGCCCGCGGTGCGCTCCCAGTGGCTGGAGGCAGCCTGGTCCGTCGTGGATCCCCTGGACGTACGGTGGATCTTCCTCACCCACGACGACCGCGACCACGCCGGCAACCTCCTGCCGGTCCTGGCCCAATGCCCGAACGCGACCCTGCTGACGACATGGTTCTCCGTCGGCCGCATGGCCGAGGAATGGGAGACCCCCATCAACCGGTGCCGCTTCATGACGGACGGCGACACGATCGACGCGGGCGACCGCACCCTGGTCGCCAAACGACCGCCTCTGTTCGACAACCCCACCACCCGCGCCCTCTTCGACCCGAAGACCAGCGTCCTGTGGGCCGTCGACACGTTCGCCACGAACGTTCCGGCCCCCGTGCCGGAGATGGAGGCGCTGTCCCCGGACGAATTCCGCGACGGCCAGTTCTTCGGCGGAAGGCTGGTCTCCCCCTGGGTGGCCATGCTGGACGCCCAGAAGTTCGGGACGGTCGTCACCGACTTCCAGCACCTGAACGCCGAGGTCATCGCCGGCTGCCACTCCCCGGTCCTCCGCGGCCACCGGATCGACGAGGCCTACGACTTCCTGCGCCGGCTCCCCGAGATCCCACCGTGGGCAGACTTCACCCAGGCCGACCTGGACCAGTGGATGGCGGATGCCGAGAGCTCGGTCCCGCCGGAGCAGCCGCGGCCGTCGGCGACCTGA
- a CDS encoding 4'-phosphopantetheinyl transferase superfamily protein, with product MTVRNLLTRDPAGGTPQSGGPVLLGTSTDRLPSVWQAGSAPRLWCVRASGYAARAAADEWLLDAEERARVRAFVRDRDRDRYRVAHVALRRLLGAYLDEDPAAVGLVREPCPGCGEPHGRPAVADAPFHFSLAHSGDLTLLAFAGTPVGIDVETDPSPEAAAEIGAMLHPRERAELAAVPHRARPASVGRCWTRKEAYLKGVGIGLAEDPAVTYVGTGPAPADLPGWSLTDVPVPPGHAAACAVRRPGHDLPAPASRPSSLTAADRHEFRA from the coding sequence ATGACCGTGCGCAACCTGCTCACGCGTGACCCGGCCGGCGGCACACCGCAGAGCGGTGGCCCGGTCCTCCTCGGCACGAGCACGGACCGACTGCCCTCGGTATGGCAGGCCGGTTCGGCGCCACGCCTGTGGTGCGTGCGCGCGAGCGGGTACGCCGCACGGGCCGCCGCGGACGAGTGGCTGCTCGACGCCGAGGAGCGGGCCCGGGTCCGCGCATTCGTACGGGACCGTGACCGCGACCGGTACCGCGTCGCGCACGTGGCCCTGCGGCGCCTGCTCGGCGCGTACCTGGACGAGGACCCGGCAGCCGTCGGCCTCGTCCGGGAGCCGTGCCCCGGCTGCGGCGAGCCGCACGGCCGCCCGGCCGTGGCGGACGCGCCTTTCCACTTCTCCCTCGCGCACTCCGGCGACCTCACCCTCCTCGCCTTCGCCGGAACCCCCGTCGGCATCGACGTCGAGACCGACCCGTCCCCGGAGGCGGCGGCCGAGATCGGCGCCATGCTGCACCCGCGGGAACGCGCCGAGCTGGCCGCCGTACCGCACCGGGCCCGTCCCGCCTCGGTCGGCCGCTGCTGGACGCGGAAGGAGGCGTACCTCAAAGGCGTCGGCATCGGCCTCGCAGAGGACCCCGCGGTCACCTATGTGGGGACCGGCCCGGCCCCCGCGGACCTGCCAGGCTGGTCACTCACCGACGTCCCGGTCCCCCCGGGCCACGCGGCAGCCTGCGCCGTACGCCGTCCCGGGCACGACCTGCCGGCGCCGGCCTCACGCCCGTCGTCGCTCACCGCAGCCGACCGTCACGAGTTCCGCGCTTGA
- a CDS encoding amidohydrolase — protein MLCTRLTNANIVTMDPRHPVARELGIWRGRIVGLDDAVSSLPAREVIDLQGATVLPGFIDAHVHLAWAGMKASTPSVAPCERVDDVLAVVADAVARKGSGGWVDIGGYDQRALGRHLTAAELDKVSDGHKLFMMHDSGHGCVVNSAVLDLLPAEVPHQEGFLAESAMTAARRLRLPYSQAELADAIERAARTCLDEGVTACAEAGIGGGLLGHSPVELGAYQLLRDQGRLPLRVQLMVAADTLRPVGSHRSDGIPRALDLGLRTGFGDDWLSVGALKVYTDGGMMARTAALTAPYHGMDHTGEFQDDPDRIADTIVDGHLAGWQLAVHAIGDRAADLALDALERAQHLRPRPGARHRIEHAGLIRPDQLPRLARLGASAVVQPNFLRYFGDDYASVMGEERAPWLYRGRAFLDHGITLVGSSDRPVTDGSPLRAVQFMVERASGTGRLIGPDEGITVEEALRSYTVDGAYACHWEDSAGTLAPGKRADLVVLGDDPRRVSTSAIGDIEIVATFLDGHERRPAASGE, from the coding sequence ATGCTCTGCACGAGGCTGACGAACGCGAACATCGTCACCATGGACCCACGGCATCCCGTCGCCCGTGAACTGGGCATCTGGCGCGGCCGGATCGTCGGCCTGGACGACGCGGTGTCCTCACTGCCCGCACGCGAGGTGATCGACCTCCAGGGCGCCACCGTGCTCCCCGGATTCATCGACGCCCATGTACACCTCGCCTGGGCGGGGATGAAGGCGAGCACACCCAGTGTGGCCCCGTGCGAGCGGGTCGACGACGTGCTCGCGGTGGTGGCGGACGCCGTCGCGCGCAAAGGGTCCGGCGGCTGGGTCGACATCGGCGGCTACGACCAGCGCGCCCTGGGCCGCCATCTGACCGCCGCCGAACTGGACAAGGTCAGCGACGGGCACAAGCTCTTCATGATGCACGACTCCGGGCACGGCTGCGTGGTCAACAGCGCCGTCCTGGACCTGCTTCCGGCCGAAGTCCCGCACCAGGAAGGGTTTCTCGCGGAGAGCGCCATGACCGCGGCCCGGCGGCTGCGGCTGCCCTACTCGCAGGCGGAACTCGCCGACGCGATCGAGCGTGCCGCCCGCACCTGTCTCGACGAAGGCGTCACGGCATGCGCGGAGGCCGGCATCGGCGGCGGCCTCCTCGGCCACAGCCCCGTCGAGCTCGGGGCCTACCAACTCCTGCGGGACCAGGGCCGACTACCCCTGCGGGTCCAGCTCATGGTGGCCGCGGACACGCTGCGCCCGGTCGGCTCGCACCGCTCGGACGGCATACCCCGCGCCCTCGACCTCGGCCTGCGCACCGGGTTCGGCGACGACTGGCTTTCCGTGGGCGCCCTCAAGGTCTACACCGACGGCGGCATGATGGCCCGGACCGCGGCGCTCACCGCCCCGTACCACGGCATGGACCACACGGGCGAGTTCCAGGACGACCCGGATCGCATCGCTGACACCATCGTGGACGGTCATCTCGCCGGTTGGCAGCTCGCCGTCCACGCGATCGGTGACCGCGCCGCCGACCTGGCGCTGGACGCCCTGGAACGGGCACAGCACCTCCGCCCGCGCCCCGGCGCCCGCCATCGCATCGAACACGCGGGCCTGATCCGGCCGGACCAGCTTCCCCGGCTGGCACGGCTCGGCGCGAGCGCCGTCGTCCAGCCGAACTTCCTGCGCTACTTCGGCGACGACTACGCGTCGGTCATGGGTGAGGAGAGGGCCCCGTGGCTCTACCGCGGCAGGGCGTTCCTCGACCACGGCATCACCCTGGTGGGCAGCTCCGACCGTCCGGTCACCGACGGATCACCGCTGAGGGCCGTCCAGTTCATGGTCGAGCGTGCCTCCGGGACGGGCCGGCTGATCGGCCCGGACGAGGGCATCACCGTCGAAGAGGCACTGCGCTCCTACACCGTCGACGGCGCCTACGCCTGCCACTGGGAGGACAGCGCGGGCACTCTCGCCCCGGGCAAACGCGCCGACCTGGTCGTGCTGGGGGACGACCCGCGACGCGTCAGCACCTCGGCCATCGGTGACATCGAGATCGTGGCGACGTTCCTTGACGGGCACGAGCGGCGCCCGGCAGCATCCGGAGAATGA
- a CDS encoding ABC transporter ATP-binding protein, with the protein MTATTAPTARLRAEDLTLSYDQRTVATSLGVVIPDRSFTVIIGPNACGKSTLLKALARMLRPTAGQVYLDGAAISSYRSREVARRLGLLPQSSTAPGGITVGDLVARGRYPHQRLLKQWTAKDEDAVIAAMRQTGVLELADRPVDDLSGGQRQRVWLSMVLAQETSVLLLDEPTTYLDIAHQVEVLDLCADLHERKGHTIVAVLHDLNQACRYASHLVVMRAGGVIAAEGDPATITTAELVEDVFGLPCRIIDDPETGTPLMVPTARKRRAMARTS; encoded by the coding sequence ATGACAGCAACGACCGCCCCGACGGCCCGGCTGCGGGCCGAGGACCTCACCCTCTCCTACGACCAGCGGACCGTGGCCACCTCGCTCGGGGTCGTCATACCCGACCGCTCGTTCACCGTGATCATCGGGCCGAACGCCTGCGGCAAGTCCACCCTGCTCAAGGCGCTGGCGAGGATGCTGCGGCCGACCGCCGGACAGGTGTACCTCGACGGGGCCGCCATCTCGTCGTACCGCTCCCGCGAAGTCGCCCGCAGACTCGGCCTGCTGCCGCAGTCGTCGACCGCGCCGGGAGGCATCACGGTGGGGGACCTCGTGGCCCGCGGTCGCTACCCGCACCAGCGGCTGCTGAAGCAGTGGACGGCCAAGGACGAGGACGCCGTGATCGCCGCGATGCGGCAGACCGGGGTGCTGGAACTGGCCGACCGTCCCGTCGACGACCTCTCCGGCGGACAGCGGCAACGCGTCTGGCTGTCCATGGTGCTGGCGCAGGAGACGTCCGTCCTGCTGCTCGACGAACCGACCACCTACCTCGACATCGCCCACCAGGTGGAGGTCCTCGACCTCTGCGCCGATCTGCACGAACGCAAGGGCCACACGATCGTCGCGGTCCTGCACGACCTCAACCAGGCGTGCCGCTACGCCAGTCACCTGGTGGTCATGAGGGCCGGCGGAGTCATCGCCGCGGAGGGCGACCCGGCGACGATCACGACCGCGGAGCTGGTCGAGGACGTGTTCGGCCTGCCCTGCCGGATCATCGACGACCCCGAGACCGGTACTCCGCTGATGGTGCCCACGGCCCGCAAGCGCCGTGCCATGGCCCGGACATCCTAG
- a CDS encoding iron chelate uptake ABC transporter family permease subunit, translated as MNAVRRTGTPATGTTGRDGRAAKPKRRVISGSVVRTRGGRVSLRVQGRALAVTAVLLVVLVVIMGVSLTTGDFELSVGEVVGALTGNGSGGADFIVNTLRMPRLVTALCVGAALAVSGAVLQSLTRNALGSPDIIGFTNGSATGALVVIVVFHGSMTQIAVGALIGGLATAALVYLLVFSGGMQGFRLVVMGIGVSALLLAVNSYLISRATWQEALEAQAWLIGSLGNRGWDHAVAIGVAVAVLLPLAFGLAGRLSMVEMGDDTATALGVDVARSRVALLFVSVALAAFATAVTGPIWFIALAAPQVARKLIRSPGPGLVPAALMGAVMLAGSDLAVQRLFSPALLPVGTATGTIGGLYLIWLLVTESRKSRV; from the coding sequence GTGAACGCCGTACGGAGGACCGGGACGCCGGCGACGGGAACCACCGGACGCGACGGCCGTGCCGCCAAGCCGAAGCGCCGTGTGATCAGCGGAAGCGTCGTCCGCACCCGCGGCGGGCGCGTGTCCCTGCGCGTCCAGGGCCGTGCGCTGGCCGTGACGGCGGTGCTCCTGGTCGTGCTCGTGGTGATCATGGGCGTCTCCCTGACCACCGGGGACTTCGAGTTGTCGGTCGGCGAGGTGGTCGGGGCGCTCACCGGCAACGGTTCCGGCGGCGCGGACTTCATCGTCAACACCCTGCGCATGCCCCGGCTGGTGACCGCGCTGTGCGTCGGGGCGGCGCTGGCCGTCAGCGGGGCGGTGCTGCAGAGCCTTACCCGCAACGCGCTCGGCAGCCCGGACATCATCGGCTTCACCAACGGCTCGGCCACCGGGGCGCTGGTCGTCATCGTCGTGTTCCACGGCAGCATGACCCAGATCGCCGTCGGGGCGCTGATCGGCGGGCTGGCCACCGCTGCCCTGGTGTACCTGCTGGTGTTCAGCGGCGGGATGCAGGGCTTCCGGCTCGTCGTCATGGGCATCGGGGTGAGCGCCCTGCTGCTCGCCGTCAACTCGTACCTGATCAGCCGGGCCACCTGGCAGGAGGCGCTGGAGGCGCAGGCGTGGCTGATCGGCAGCCTGGGCAACCGCGGTTGGGACCACGCGGTCGCGATCGGCGTGGCCGTCGCCGTCCTGCTGCCCCTCGCCTTCGGCCTCGCCGGCCGGCTCTCCATGGTGGAGATGGGCGACGACACGGCAACGGCCCTCGGCGTCGACGTGGCACGCAGCCGGGTCGCCCTGCTGTTCGTCAGCGTCGCGCTCGCGGCGTTCGCCACCGCGGTGACCGGACCGATCTGGTTCATCGCGCTGGCGGCCCCTCAAGTGGCGAGGAAGCTGATCCGGTCGCCGGGCCCCGGACTGGTCCCGGCCGCCTTGATGGGTGCCGTGATGCTGGCCGGGAGCGACCTCGCGGTGCAGCGCCTCTTCTCACCCGCCCTCCTGCCGGTGGGCACGGCGACCGGCACCATCGGCGGGCTGTATCTCATCTGGCTGCTGGTCACGGAGTCACGAAAGAGCCGCGTATGA
- a CDS encoding iron chelate uptake ABC transporter family permease subunit gives MLVEARAPSGSGADDPAAPPTRRAAVAALRSLGLLVALGVLVLISLLSVWIGTRDIPFTSTWSVLWQPDGSDAAVIIHDYRIPRTLLGVLVGAALGLSGALMQALTRNPLADPGLLGVSLGASTGVVVAIAFLGVGSALGHVWFAFTGAAVASVVVHLLGSAGRALATPDRLVVAGAAVTAVLYAFNSAVLLLDPRAFDTFRFWTVGALTGRDLGIVQVVLPFVVVGVVIALALAPSLNALAMGDQLGRALGVNVGRTRVLGALAVMLLCGAATAAAGPIGFVGLVVPHVARFFVGPDQRWLLAYSMLLAPILVVGADTLGRVIGAPGEVQVGIVTAFLGAPLFLALCRRRKLAML, from the coding sequence TTGTTGGTCGAGGCGCGGGCGCCGTCCGGAAGCGGTGCCGACGATCCTGCCGCGCCCCCGACCCGACGGGCCGCGGTGGCCGCGCTGCGGAGCCTGGGACTCCTCGTGGCGCTCGGTGTGCTGGTCCTGATCTCCCTCCTCAGCGTCTGGATCGGTACCAGGGACATCCCGTTCACCTCGACGTGGAGCGTGCTGTGGCAGCCCGACGGGTCGGACGCGGCGGTCATCATCCACGACTACCGGATCCCGCGGACCCTGCTCGGCGTGTTGGTGGGTGCGGCGCTGGGCCTGTCGGGCGCGCTGATGCAGGCGCTGACCCGCAACCCGCTCGCCGATCCCGGCCTGCTCGGCGTGAGCCTGGGCGCCTCGACCGGCGTGGTCGTGGCCATCGCGTTCCTCGGTGTCGGGTCGGCCCTCGGCCATGTGTGGTTCGCGTTCACAGGCGCCGCGGTCGCCTCCGTCGTCGTCCATCTGCTCGGCTCCGCGGGCCGCGCCCTGGCCACCCCCGACCGGCTCGTGGTCGCGGGAGCGGCGGTGACGGCCGTGCTGTACGCCTTCAACTCGGCGGTACTGCTCCTCGATCCGCGGGCGTTCGACACGTTCCGGTTCTGGACGGTGGGCGCGCTCACCGGCCGGGACCTCGGCATCGTGCAGGTCGTCCTTCCCTTCGTCGTGGTGGGTGTCGTGATCGCCCTGGCGCTCGCCCCGTCGCTGAACGCGCTGGCCATGGGCGACCAGCTGGGGCGTGCGCTGGGGGTGAACGTCGGCCGGACCCGGGTGCTCGGCGCGCTGGCGGTCATGCTGCTGTGCGGCGCCGCCACCGCAGCCGCCGGCCCCATCGGTTTCGTCGGACTCGTGGTGCCGCACGTGGCGCGCTTCTTCGTGGGCCCCGACCAGCGGTGGCTCCTCGCGTACTCGATGCTGCTCGCGCCGATCCTCGTCGTAGGCGCCGACACACTGGGCCGGGTGATCGGCGCTCCCGGCGAGGTCCAGGTCGGCATCGTCACCGCCTTCCTCGGTGCTCCGCTGTTCCTCGCGCTGTGCCGCCGACGGAAGCTGGCCATGCTGTGA